From the Euphorbia lathyris chromosome 6, ddEupLath1.1, whole genome shotgun sequence genome, one window contains:
- the LOC136231907 gene encoding uncharacterized protein, whose protein sequence is MQRQSLGSPVSKLHSHGCGGANDDNLISDDPKRKDLPSPSLSHFDDVDADDEYCKAMKPPHRRFSSSPSSSFSITSSPPKPEKLVHFIPLLTLLCFLVLYFVSHAPSPSDLAQFNGLKRSSKHIDSSEIRDVDTLTDLRRGDVLAIRNLRNLQEVEIRTRNRKSRPHRKISADF, encoded by the exons ATGCAAAGGCAATCTCTCGGTTCACCAGTCTCCAAGCTCCACAGCCATGGATGCGGAGGAGCCAATGACGACAATCTCATCTCCGATGATCCTAAACGCAAAGATTTACCTTCTCCTTCACTCTCTCACTTCGATGACGTAGACGCCGACGACGAATACTGCAAAGCAATGAAACCACCTCATCGCCGCTTCTCTTCTTCGCCTTCATCTTCATTTTCCATAACCTCTTCACCTCCAAAACCTGAAAAACTCGTTCACTTCATACCTCTTCTCACTCTCCTCTGCTTCCTTGTTCTTTACTTCGTCTCTCACGCTCCTTCTCCTTCTG ATTTGGCTCAGTTCAATGGACTCAAGCGATCCTCAAAGCATATAG ATTCAAGTGAGATTAGAGACGTTGATACACTCACCGACCTCCGTAGAGGCGATGTTTTGGCGATTCGGAACCTCAGGAACTTGCAAGAGGTCGAAATTAGAACGAGGAATCGGAAATCTCGGCCGCACAGGAAAATATCCGCCGACTTCTGA